The stretch of DNA gttaatagtGAGAAAGTTCTCACCCCTGCAGTGTTGCCATCACTTCCTTCGCTAGAACGCTCAGTATCCACACTGTtcatataatcataaaattattcaattactcATCAACTTACTAGTATAAGTCCTGGACCAAAATTCTCTTACACGGGAGAAGAGGGAAGTAGAGTTCATTCTGGTAATAATCATATAGAAGGAATTTGGATCAACAAACCTCTGTGACAAACTGTTTTCAGCTCCAAGCTCAGCACTCTCTGCATTGCAATTGCCTATTGACATTGCAAGCCCATCAAATCCTTTCAATTTCTTCATTAACCCCTGATCAGTATTTCCAGATAATTTTGTTGGTGAATCTACACTTGAAGGAGTCCCAGCCTGCATCATTTTTCCATGTAAAAATCATCATAATTCATAGTATTCGGGGAATCATCATAAGATTAGGAACTAAGAAGACGGTTAagagataataaaaacttacagTAGATGGAGATGGAACTCCCTGGCCGTGTGAATGTGTCCCCTACATTATACCAATATAATTTATGAGTACATAGAAAATTTTCCAATCACGAAGGTTTGTTATTACATTAAGAAGATCAAAGAATCAAAGGTCAGTAACAGTTGAAATGCACCCACACataaataacatgaaaataTCAAGGAAAAAAGGAGTCACGTCTTCACATATTCCTAACCCTTCTGCAGAATAAAGACAAGAATAAAGACACAGATGGTAGTTGTTCTTCTATGTAGGCCACACAAATAATGCTGGTTTTAATAATATAGGCCACATAAACATGACAAATgacaaatgaataaaaagataaagaataAAACCAGGATGCTAGTTGAGATAAGGTGATGAGTCCATTGACGGCTGCAAGTAAAAACAAAAGTGAAGAAACACATTAATTGACCATAAGTGATACTCTCAGAAAGAAAGCATCGACCAAGAGATGCTGCAAACAAAAAGACTTGAGTTTTGTGCCACAAAAGTTATCTCAAGTGGCATGCCACAAACAAACAGTGGATTGACTTTGCAGTTACCTCTCCTCACAggtatatctatatatatataaatataaactatatataatgagtGTTGTAATCTGTATGCAACTTGCATCTGCATGAACCCTACTACTCTTGAACCATAATATTAATCAAGGGATAAAAAAAACAGTGTTGTGTCGTGTGTTGTCAACAATATTATTCCTTAGGACCGGTCCCCGCCCTTAAGAATGTTATGTTGGAAGAGCGAAGGAACTGTCTTGTCTCCAACCTGAGACCAATGAAGGTGCTGCTATGTTCAAACCAAAGACCAGGTTTCAGTTTCAGACACAAATTACATGCTGAAACTCAGGGTGTACTACTTTCAGCAACAAATTAATGCAAGATTTACCTTAAATCCTAATGGAGCATCATTTAGAAGCCAAGAGCACTTGCATACGAAAACTAAGTAAATGAAACCCaagtaaatagaaataaatacaGATGACCATATGAAAAAATGCTTTAAAATCTACATGATGATTTGAGTTTCCTGAAAATAGTAATTATTCAAGTAAAACAACCACACTGTAACAATGAAGACTGAAATGAAAACAATTGGTACCATCAAACTCCTGCTAAAATCTAACAAGGCATGGAAgttttatcacttttaataaaCCAGTAGGCTTTCATTTTACTAAATGTGTTGGTCATTTATACTCTGTTATTTTCTGCCATCCTGCCTCTCCCCTCCCCAATTTAATCAATTTGACCAAAAGGATATTGAATCCATGAAAGAatagttataatatttattaaggaGATTATAGCAGCATACAAAATTGATGGAATTAGAGTGGCAAAAGTAGGTATCATTTTAAGGATCTAGTTCTGACAAATGGTGGTGACGCAGacttattaaaaacattttattgcagcctaaaaaaaatctttacatgTTATAAGTAAATAAGAAATGAAATCAATTGCATAAGATAAATTCTTGAGTACATTATGTCCGTGTGTAATAGGTTTTATAGAAGTCTTCAACAATAAGATAATAAACAATGAGAAGAGagtgtatgtgtgtgtatacTGAACAACCTTTGCCAACATATTTGTATCTAATCAAACTTATAATGGAAATTTACCAAGCCAAACATTACCTGCACATCATTTTGATCCTTATTTGCATCACTAAATTCATTTAGTTGTTCTCCATCTACAGGAGCATAGGTACTTTGCACAGAGGAATCTTCCGAAGGTAGTGTTTCTCCATTTTTATATGCTTCTTTCTCCTAggtaaattaaaaattgcatATTGTCAAGGTAAAAGTAAAAGCATGTCTAAATTGTGTTTGAGTGCAAACAatataaggaaaataaaatatttatttttatcctaaTAACTAAAACACAACCCATTAAATTATgttgaattaaaatttgttgaaagGTCCACATTCCAACTGACAACTTTTGCCTTTTTGTCCCCTCTCTATCTCTATTCAACGTACAAGCTGTTTTTAAGGCAAGAAGTATTAAATACTTAagcatttattaaattaaaagcaCAAACActatattaaaagtattaaatactACTTAAGCATTGTCTTATTATCATTCGTTAGCTTAGCAGACCCGAaaagaaaacatgcaagaaatttcaaaagcaattattgaaaattaaattaaattaaagtcaGAAGTCATCATGATATCACACTTCGACTTCTGAAGCCTTATGTCAGTGAAAACGAACATGATGACTCCAGAAGAAAAATCCAGCAACAAAAggagtaaaaaaaaatgcttcTGGGAAATCAGGCATTTTTCTCAAATGTGATGCAGTTAAACAGCAATTATCATGTCTTTGAATTCAGAATCAGAACTATTGTTTTGAATTACAGAAAAAACTTCAACTTCTATCTTAGGATCATATAACTTGAAGAAAAGTAATATAACATCCTTTGTCTTGTCAGGTGGTGCAATAGGACGTAAATCCTAAATATTGATGCAGTTTGTCAGAATGACATAATTTGAATACTCATGTTCATGCAATCAAAGTGGAATACAACTtccataaatacaaatattaccAGCCCAAGCTCCActtccaaaaacaattttaactCTGCATTGTGAACCTTGTTTGATACCTCTCTCAATTGTCCAACCTGCAATGCAAAACAGATCAATAAAAAGTATGAACAACATCAGATAGCACAAAAAGACGTGGCAGAAATTAAGCAAATAACATTGATTGCAAAGAATCAGGGAGAGACCAGAGTGGGTTGAGAGAGAGGAGGAGTGCCTCGTGAGGATTACTCACATGATGAAACCTACTAGTGGATGGAAATCCTAAATAAAAAACGCACCCTAAATCAAAGGATGAAAACcctaaatcaaaatttttgtttgacTTACGATATGCAAATGAAATGCGAGACTGATTGAACATCTACCAAGGAGCATTGATCGATGAGCACCGGCTGACGAGCAAGCACGAAGATGACAGAGATGAACATCGGTACGATGAATCCAATTTGATGAAAGAGTTTTCAAAACGAAAGTGAAAATAAGAATCTCGGGTTTGGAAATTTGAGGGAAACGTTCAGTGAGCAAAGTGAGTGTAAAACATTGGAGGAAAAGGCCGAAAAAATGGAGGGGAATCAaaagtgtaaaataatttatggaGGTTACAAACCTCTTTGAGAAACTGTTAAAACCTCCGCTAATTTCAGTATTTAGACAATccaacataattattttaaataatgttaatttgtgGAGGGTTTTTATAACCTCCACAAATTAACCtccattaaataatattttttttgtagtgatatgtaaaagggttgaacattttgaagtaaaaacactcttgtgtctcaaccatttgtgagagtttcctccctagggagtgaatacttttaagcttTATCTTGCATaacaagtggcggcacacatccactcatcttcaaggttgccatgacttctagcctagccttgtagtggcgtgcttctcacattttttaccatttctttcctttccattttatgttttcttcttcctttaattattcttggttttctatggtttatgtgcttccatttcctttcttgttttgaatcaatccatcatcttcttctcttgagctttgtgaaaggaaccttcacatctacatagcatgttatcttaatgtccagtgaggatttcacttagctttcttaatcaactcacaccatattcaataatcttaaaaaggaacaagataatccttcatcatttggtatcagagcctaggttatcttgaatatggtgtttgtcatgttctaaccttgtcttgtgtagctatttttgaatggtccacacaaaaacagtgctggcagcaacgtgtgcgtttttgaaaaaaatactgcagctatctcagtggtccaaaagtaacgttctttatatcaaaagaaagctctgtgagtctagtttccaacaaaaaaagaattaacgcatttggagttttgtggagagagttatgatcaaataaGTGAgaaaaggtcagagctgccgagaatacgaaaaacaacgttttcaggttatgttgtggcaattttagcttcggttttgtgactcttttgctcctaaatgtggttggataacatgtcttttgatgcttagtctttgagcctcaaatccatgagtttaaatgcatgatagttacatgtttgtgtctttgtgtatgtcatgttgagtctttaaatgtgtctaacttttgcttgagtctcttgtcatatgcttctttgaattttcttgttcttgtttctaaatttttgaactattgcatgagatctatgccttgtgttgttgtatgctccttgaaattgattttgacctaattttaaggaactaagtgttcaagacaccctaaaacatccttctcatcattttaagtacctagttttcaaaagaaaaagtgttttcaagaccaaaaacagtttggccgagagcttttacaatgcttggtgaatccatttgacaatttttactaggtgttatgctaccaaattttatacttggattttgggtgatattggcaaattagttccatgttttgacttggttatgatctttcatggtgtatgcatgatttgaggtataatcttggcttgttcaaatgctttccatagagtccttaaaagtgtttttcattgttttagtcttcttaaaagttttgtctcaaacttttcttctttagaggtttgctttccttgtttttgtgcttttcttgcttgtcactaggtattctttgttttgtcttagtagttttcttttcttgaaactcttgggatgttgtggccgaatcacttgtattgcatttgaaaggttttgaacaagttttgaaaagtgtttgcttcactcctttggtggattttgagtgctagccttgccttgttactttgggagagtgatctaaacacttgggttacattttgggctGGATTTGGTCTcagttttcatgttgtctaacctctaatccatttattttgtctccaatttgagtgtttttgttgtaggaatcatggcaagttcatcaaatgcacctacaacaaacaaaaacaatacattgatgagattgcttcggaatttggagttgtctaggaaggaggcctttgaacaattgagaaaagacaaggagcaaagtgacctaagaatccaagagcacatttaAAGGCTTGaggctagggagaaagaaagagagcctaggaaaagagggcattctaggcgcaacccatcacaagagaagcaaactctaaagattcctaagttctatggtggaagtgatcccaaaatcttccttgattgggaagctaaagttgatcaaattttcaatgaaaatcatgtaaaggatcaagcacaagttgatctagtagttttaggatttttggag from Vigna unguiculata cultivar IT97K-499-35 chromosome 8, ASM411807v1, whole genome shotgun sequence encodes:
- the LOC114193301 gene encoding common plant regulatory factor 1-like isoform X1, with translation MLLGRCSISLAFHLHIVGQLREVSNKVHNAELKLFLEVELGLEKEAYKNGETLPSEDSSVQSTYAPVDGEQLNEFSDANKDQNDVQGTHSHGQGVPSPSTAGTPSSVDSPTKLSGNTDQGLMKKLKGFDGLAMSIGNCNAESAELGAENSLSQSVDTERSSEGSDGNTAGANQTKRKRSREQTSTTDGEGKTETQDGPISKETASSKMIMPATPASIAGKFVGPVISSGFF
- the LOC114193301 gene encoding G-box-binding factor 3-like isoform X3, yielding MQIRIKMMCSRQWTHHLISTSILGTHSHGQGVPSPSTAGTPSSVDSPTKLSGNTDQGLMKKLKGFDGLAMSIGNCNAESAELGAENSLSQSVDTERSSEGSDGNTAGANQTKRKRSREQTSTTDGEGKTETQDGPISKETASSKMIMPATPASIAGKFVGPVISSGFF
- the LOC114193301 gene encoding common plant regulatory factor 1-like isoform X2, which encodes MLLGRCSISLAFHLHIVGQLREVSNKVHNAELKLFLEVELGLEKEAYKNGETLPSEDSSVQSTYAPVDGEQLNEFSDANKDQNDVQGTHSHGQGVPSPSTAGTPSSVDSPTKLSGNTDQGLMKKLKGFDGLAMSIGNCNAESAELGAENSLSQSVDTERSSEGSDGNTAGANQTKRKRSREQTSTTDGEGKTETQDGPISKETASSKMIMPATPASIAGKFVGPVISSANW